The following is a genomic window from Fusarium verticillioides 7600 chromosome 5, whole genome shotgun sequence.
TTGGTGCCGGGGAGTagacatcttcatctcgttAAGCTGAGGAGCAGTTTCCGGTGacttgacgaggaggacttCGTcgagtgaagaagaagatgacaCGCGGTCgcgaggttcttgatcaaaTCTGAGAGGAATAGAGCCTCCTTCTGCAGCAAGGTCCCATGTGTTTTCCTCCACAATAGTGCTGAAGTCTCCCTTGCCATGTTTGCGTGGTTGAGAGCCTCGGTTTCCGGCTGATGCAGAATCTTTCAAGGGGCTGAGCTGGGGAGGCTCTGGTAGTGGCGATGAGTTTGGGTCTGGGTGGTAGAGGGGAGCTGCTGTGGACTGTTGAAGGATTTGCACATTAGGCTCCTCAACGTCATAGTCGTCGATTGGTATGTTTTCGTCGTAATCGGATTCGATGTCACTTTCTCggtcaacttcatcttcaggctCTAACTCTAGGACGAGTTGTACACGAGGGGAGCAGCGTGAAGGGCATGGCGAGTCGAtaacatccatctcatcttcggGCTCCTCAGCAACCGCAGAAAGTCTGAGAGCAGATGCGTGCCTTGTCTCCTCTACATCTCGTACCCTTACCGGACTAAGACGCAGTCCCATCTGAAGCTCTTCGTCGCAAATTGGCCGTCCATTAGCAGCCATGCGCTTCCGCCAGCCATCGATCAGGTGAACTGCCTCAGTCCAGCGActttccatcttgacccAACCATCCTTGAGACGGCTgatttcctcttctcgaaCCATGACCTCTTCGATTGGCACGAACGAGGGGTTTGTTAGGATAGTTCGCATGTGTTCCAGCACAGAGTCCAGCTCCGAAGCCATATCCTGCCACCCTTGCTGCTGAATAACAAGGTTATCCTGGTTCTCGTTGTTCCACCCACTCATGTCCCGCAGTTGCTGCATGGTCTTGCGCATTACGGAAAGAATAGCTTCGTTTTCTTCACTCAGATTCTGAGCCAGGTTGGCCAAGAATGCATTGGTTTCGTTGCGCAGATCATAAtcatctgctgctgtggtGCCTCCGCGACCTGTCGACTTTTCCTCGCCAACATCGCCTGTGACGAGAATTGAGGTTATGCCGGGGTTTGCTCGGGATCCTCGCGCACGCCCAGCTTCAGCGAGCTGTTTCTTCAAGGTATCGATTTGGCGGTCTCGTCTACGGACGTCTGTTGCGCATGCAGCTCGTGCCTGGGCGACCAGTCCCTTTGTGCGGGCGACTTCTTCCTTTAAACCACGTATGGCGGCGTCTGCCGACTTCATTTGTGTTTTGAGAGCAGCCTCTGAAGCTTCTGCGATGTCCAGCTTCCTCTTGGCCTCGGTGTGTTTCTCTGTGAGTCGCGCAATGTCGTTGGTATGTTTGAGGTTATCGGCGCGTAGGGTGCGCATGGTGGTTGAGAGGGATTCGCGATGTTCTGCATCACGCTGTGACTGTTAGTTGTATCAAGACACATGAGAGCTAACGTACATCTCTTCGGAGTATCAGATCGTTGAGGACGCTCACGATTCGTCCCATGGTAGTCCCAGCTTCATCGCCATTGAAGGCAGCGCCGGCGAAATCAATACTCTGACCATCGCGAAGCAAACCTCTAGATAGAAGCTGATTGTTGATATACAGCGATGCTGTACGAAGATTATCGGTATCGATCATTGTGATAGGTGAGCGAGTCCAAAGTTGATACACATATCCTCGAATCTTGAAGAGATTGACTTTTTCTCATCAATTTCCTGCGCAAAGGTACTAGTACTATCTCTCCTGTATAAGTGTACAAGCTTGTGGTCCCTTTAATTGTTTTGGTGGGGAGAGCTGGTTGCTATGTGGGGGAGCAAAGTAAACAATGCGTCCGCCAATGAGATCCCTGTAAAAGTGAGGCGGGCCTGAACGAGAGACCTGCCGGGGTCATCCTTTTGACAAGACAGCGCTCGACAGGTGGCAATGCAGATGATCAAGCTTTTTCTGTCTTTGGGCCAAAAATGAGGGTTTTGGTGTTTGCTGGTGAGGGTCGTTGTCTGGGTCGACAGTCCCACCTGTTAAACTAGAAAGcctcgatgaggatgctgatgGGTCGAAATTGGGCATGTTTACAGCTATACAGCCTGATCAAGGTATGGATGAGGGGAAAGATGTGGTCAGAAAACGGCCAAATGTCATATGAATGGTGTTGTGCATTGTTTCCAGGGACAACTTGACATTGAAACAGACATAGCTGCTGGCACATGTACCGTCAACTCGAAGTCTCAGTCTGAAACTTGTTCAAGCTCTGAAGCCGCACTGATTCTATTTTCTATCTCCTCCTTCCGACAAGGTCCTCCCCGCCTTAATAGCTTCTTGGCTGAGGCGAGACAGAATTAAAACGTGGTGGAAACCAAAGGCCCGAATGTTGCCTCGTGGCGGATTTTACATCTCCTCTTGGACCCTTATCAGACTTAAGGGTGTTGATCCGAGCGGCGATGACAGGATTGTTGAGTCGTAATGGTCAGAATACGAAAAGCCATAATGACTCGGGTATATGTTGCGCGCCAACATGGATATCTTTGAAACAGTATCCTTGTGTAGACCGAGTTTGACATGCTCTAGAAACAGCTGAACTTGTCAGTGAGGTTCACGAATAGAGTCTGACAAAATATGGAACAATGTCTTTGTCTCAGACAAATTTGAGAAGATTGTAACGCGGCTGTTTTCGGCACCCAAGATGGGAGACCAAAGGCCTCGCTACCCCATCATGTTCGATGGCCCCGCGACGTCATCATAAAGACAAACAaaaaacaccatcatgacttACGAATCGTAGCTAACCAAATATCTCATGTCTCTGGTCGGAATTTCCCCCTCTTCTCCCGCATCGCTTCCACCtttctcttgtcctcctggaatctcttcatcaaggccatttGCTCCGCCTTGCGTCGTTCTCTCATCTGGAAGCGGTAGAAGTCCTTGGTTTCGgacttcttcttggtatccCTCTCGATCATCCTGCGCTTGGCTTCCTCGGCCTCGTTTCGGCTGGCGGGAGCTGCCCGTCCACCGCGGGTTACTGTAACgaagccatcctcatctggCTCATTGCGCAGCCGCTTAGCTAGCTCAatagcttccttctccttgcgGTTGAATGCCGTGAAGAAGGCGTGAACAGCCTTTTGGGTGGCTGGCTTGTCGACGCGTGAGAGTTGCAGATGCGATGCGATCCACGATGAGCCGAGCGAGGGGACGTCGTCGGAGAGATCTCTACCCCATGTGGGATACTTTTTACTCTTTTGTAGCTTTGCGATAGCCTTGAGGACTAGTTGCACACTCTTCTCGTCTGCGAGAAGCACAATTGcggtgctgctgctgcgctgCACGCGCCGCGACCAGATCTGCGGTAATTGCgcagcttcctcttctcgcTCCCGCTCTTCCACCTCAACGTCGCCgcgttttctctttttcgcAAAGCCTGCCACTTTCGTGGCTTGCGCAGGATCAATAGGCAGCAGCGTCCGTGATTCGTCTTCGAATGTAATCCCCTCAAAGCGCCCAGCGCCTACAAGTTGTGTAAAGACAGCGCGAAAGTGAGGCTCTGTGCTGTCGGTGGgaatgttcttgaggaatAGACTTCGTGAGTCGTTGGTGGTAGGTATCTTGGGTGCATTTTTCCGTATGCGAACTTCGTGAATGGCGGTCTCTGGGTATGAAGGTGTGGCAGGGATTTTTATTGGGAGAATGGAGAACAGGTCTCCGGTTTCTTCGACGGGAGACATATTGATCAATGTGGTTGATGAGCAACTGGAAGACTATTAACGAGTCCAGATTGAAgcaaacaagaaaaaaagttTGGCCCCATATCAGATAAGGACAGTGTTATCTTTGAAACAATTCGCACAGTCCACTTACACGAAGGACAGGGATCTGTATCTCGAAGGTACACTCCGAGAAAACCTCAACTTGACAAAGGATGCCAGACGTAAACTCATCAGAGGgtctctcatcttctgatTACTTATCTAAGACTCTTTGTAGTTAAGGATAGAGGTCCCAAGTTTTGTTGCCTTCTCTAAAGCTGTCAATGATTTATTGAAAATTCTCATAAGCTTAGAATATATCATCGTAACTCTGGGGATCAACAGTCGTTACTTTTGCTTACCAATTTTAATTGTCTTTTCCACTGGGATCCTCTATATAACCATTTGCTGCCTTTTCTGTCCCTCATATGGCTCTGAGTATACATCTGACTAAGTCGGTGATGTCTCTGGTTGAAAGTTGCGACCACTCAAGGATTAACCTCAAGTTTGTTTTCAACCACAGTTCGGCAGAGCTAGGCACACTCGCCGAAACTCTCTGAGTATTATCTTCAAGCTCGGGAATCGATCGCGTCAATTCCCGACGATATTGATCGAAGCGAAGGGACATTCCTTGATACCCATCTTCACGAGACTTGGTAATACTCTGGCCAGTGTAGCACGCGACCAAGTTATTGCCTATAGCCTCTCGAATTCATGACTGGTAATGAACCCCACGTTTTGCATGGCATACGAAAACGTATACACCAGGCTTGTTGCAACTGTCAGCTAAGTCATCGAACCTGGGCCCTAGAAGACTTAACAGGTGCACCATGTCTAGACTATCGGCAGATAGAATTTGACGTGCCGCTGGAAACACGTGAAAACCATATCGGTAAGCCTCCCGGCTTCAGCGTTTCGAAGCTAGCTCCAAGAGTAGAACGTGAAAGAGCAATTGTCGTCGAACTGCCACTCCAGAGAGGAAGACAAATGCACACCCCCGGCGCGATGTTTGCCCAGACAAATTCAGCAAGATTCTGCTGTTGCTAGGAAAGAGGATCTACTTTGCAGCAACATCACAAGTTATTTATTGGGTTCTTTTCGCGGACCTAAAATGAAGAGTAAGTCTAAGTTTATAAATATACAGTCCTAAACTTTAGAAGTGCATAGAAAAGGTTGAGATATCTTTAGGATAACATGGACAATATTAATATGACTTTAGACTAGCTTAAGGTAGTCAAGACTGCCAAGTTTCTCACCTGTGTTTAAGCTAATATCATGTTGGTTAGGTTTGCCTATACCTATGTTTGTAGTTATTTGCTGTTTGCCTTGCTACCTAATATGCATATAGTCTATCTAGGCAGCAAGGACAAACTGATATTACCTATAGAGGCAATTATCTCAGGGACTAGTATAAATAGTCCTCTTTCTCCTAGGCTAGACTCAATTCTATTATGCCTTTCCTTTTTGTCTATATATCATGATGTAATGTGTGAAAGTTTGAGCTGAGTACCAGTATATATCGACAAAGGCAACTGCCAACCTCCACTACCTTACTTACCTTACTAAGGCGATATTAACTGCATGTGCCCTCCACTGTCAGGATGAATCGGCATGGCCCACTTGGATTCTGTTACGTGGTCCCTATTGGCCAGTAAACCTTTGATGCAGGTACGGCTGTTGAGTCGGAGTGCCATCTGGGTTCCCAACGACGCATGATACATATTCTGGCACGAAAACACACCGGTCCAACCGGCCATGGGCGAAATAGAACACATTCGATACGTGTGAGCTTGGTCTTTCCTATGGAATCATAACGAATGCAACCCAAGAGCCCAGGTTTAATGCCGAGTGGCATATGTCCCAGTGCCCAGCGACTAACAATTGACATGCATGTTCTTTCCTGGACTCGGTCCTGGGTGATCGAGATATCAAGAATGGCGGTTGCTCAGACACATTCATCCCCAAATACGGGCTCACTTCGCAACCACTATCGTGAGGTGCATGAACAGAAATTGGAGATTCGCCAGGCTGGCCCAAACAAGCGGCATCTTCAAAACGACCTTATCCGTAAGTCGGAAATGATTCAGATTGATTCGAAGCTATCTGCTGAATTTTCCTAGGGTGGTATTACCTGTTTGCTGGTAGAATCAGCCACAACTGGTCTCCCAGAAAGGCAAAGCACCGTGGCTTTTCTCCCGAGCTCGAAGCCAGACCAAGCATTCAATCGCTCCTACCAACGGGTCCGCCTACGCCCCTTTACGGCCCTGGAGCTCGTGTCCGGGCAACTTCTTCCCGTCGCCCTCGACGTGACCAGGAAGCAGAGAACTAAGAAGTAAGCTGGATTCAGTTTGGAGTCAAAGCGGGATGGCATTCTAATTAATCCCAGTACGACTCTGCAACAGATTTCGAGGGATTCCCAGACGACAACGCCGGCCACGAGTCcgccgctgccgctgccgccaagTATGCAGCGCCTCTTAGTACAGAGGATAGGGGCGAAGTACTTTAGAATTATCTCCTACACGATTTGACAATAGACTGATAGAATGTAGACTTTGCCATCAGCACTACGTGCTGCTCGTCGTGGCAAGCAGAAAGCCACCGTAAGTTGGAAATTACTTTCTAACTGTTTTATCATGACTGACCAGTCAATTCTGATAGAGAACCCCGACTAAAACATCTCGGGGCCATGATCGTGGAGATCGTGGTCGGAGTGGTAGCGGTAGCCTTAGCTACCTGCAGACTCCCGAATCGAATGAGTCGAACGCGGGACCCTCGGTATACTTATATGCAATTGTTTCCAATTCGATTATTTACTACTTTTGGCCAGAGACTTCGTGATGCGCAAAGCCGCATCAGTAAGCACTTGAAGAAAAGTATTTCTTTGACTTGGTAGTGCTGCCCCTGAGTAACGCTCCTCCCTCAACACGCTCTTTCTATATGGTGACGCTACTGTGGGCGACGCCCCTTCCACATAAGTGCTCTTTCCTGGATTCAGGCCCGGGTCATCAAGACACCAAGAATGGGTTGTCTGTCTTGATTTTTGTCTTCTACAAAGATCAAACGACGACCATTTCACAATTCTTCTAAAAGGCCTTCTTTCAAAACATATAACTGCCTTTAATAATACCAAGATGGCCCCtaacaagaacaacaacaagaacgaCCAGCCCGAAGTCCTCGGTGCTGTGTCTAAGGGAAGCATACGCTTCAACTCTCGGGCAGCTAGCCTGCCCGAGAAACGGGGTCAATCCCCAGTGACTGACCAAAACTCAGTCacaaagaagtccaaggtAAGCAGGAGAAACTTGATGCACCCGGACCATATTGACCATCTCCAGGTGTACATCGAGTAGCACCACTCCCCGGCACTTCAACCGCACCCCAACGTTGTCATGAAAACATCGACACAATGTCATTTCCCTTTCCTCTATACTTCAGAGCGCGTCAACACAGTAGAGGAAGGACTTAACAAACGACTCAACAAGCTCGAGAGCGTCGCCATCAACACTAAGGTAACGCCCATAGCAAGAACGCTCGCGAGGTGTTTGAAAAAGACACCGTCGTCCTTCACCCTCGCGGTCTGGCACACCATGTCATCCTCTTCGAGACCCAGTCTCTGAACCAAGCCACCCTGGCCCAGATCCTTGCCGAGGGTCAAGCTACCAACGCTCACATGGATGCAATGGAAACTCGCATGGCGCCGAAGGCGACCACGAGACCAACAAGGTAAGTTTTCttattactatatattatataatatataatataaagcaCCCCCTACATATCTTATAAGTTCTTTTACTAATTTTTATTTTAGCGCCAGAAAAAGGTGCCAATGGCCGAGCGCCATTGTTATTACTGTCAGCGCAAGGGGCACTATGCCTCTGCTTGTCCtaagagagaggaagatgagaacaagctcCGTAGCCAGGGGGCAAAATTTGCCCAGGAGCTCCAAGATCCTGTAAGTATTACCTGTTATTACTATTGcttattattttattaatattatcTTAGCGGTTTTCTGCCTCAGAGCAGCGCCTTTcggctgctgagaagaaggcagacGCTGTGGCTGCTGCGGCAGAtactgagaagaagaaggctgagaagaaggttgagatgatgtgGTCTTTTATGACCAAGGCgagcgagggcgaggagaagaagacaaatgagggtgagggtgaaACTCAATGTGGCTCATGGGGTCATTAAAATATCGGATCTGCATACaaggtatcaaaataaactcaacaaaaggtatcctaaacttatgctaaATTTAGGCTCaacttatactaagttacctaagtccTTTTGTCATTTGATCGAGGTTCCAGGTcctctttcctcccctagctaAGTTAAATAGATCGGAATCGAGACCTAGAGCATATAGAGAACGTTTTTAATTGCATAGTTTCAACAATTGGCTATATTTACTGCCCGCCTTCGATTGCTCTTGGTAGTGAACGTTTTCACGACAGCAGTGATCTTGCCCCGAGATAGTCACATGGCTGATCGGGTAATATTGATAGAAACTTTTATTTTGTCAGTAACAGGCTGGATTTCATCGTAGTATAGCTATGGGCTACCAATGGAAAGACTTGTGGCAGATATCCAGAAACAGCTCCATTCTCAGGGGCCGTTCATACACCAGCCTATGGCATTGAACAGAGCTCTGCCTTCATCAGGGCTTCAGATCCAGCGTCCGGGTCTCTCGGCAGTGCAGTTTGTGCGAGCATAACTCCTCAAACTACACACTGGGACTCCGGGCGTCACCACCGACACGGCAATGTGTTTGTAGACGTTGTCTTGATGAGTAACTTCTGtcatgaagaaaatggaCAACGGTTGTGTAGGTAGTGACCAGTTCCAAAAGAAATTGGGTGGGCAAAGGTTTCGACTCGGACCATCAGCTGATAGGGGTTTCAAAAAGCCCGTCTAATTAGTGAGAAGGACTTTGGGTGCAGCTGAGGTAACGGCTATTGCGGtctgggcttcttgttgccGGCTGAcatggagaagcagttcgGTGCGGCCACTGGCCAAGCTCGAAGACGCAGTTATTGCTGTCAGAAATTCTCATTGCCAGTTTACATGAGGATTGTGTAAGCTCCCAAAATGTGACACAATACTGCGATAAAGCCTTCTGCGACAAAATATGCATTCCGTCGACAAAACCGCCCTCTTCAAAAAGCCATTCTGCACAGCAACGTTACAGAACAACTCTGCGCATTCTGACGAAATATACttcaaagaaagaaagcaaaaaagaaattACAAAATGATAGTTCTGCGCATCTCGGGCTTACGAGTCAAAGGTATTAGTTCCACCAAAACAAATTCGAGTATCGGCTTGTGCGCAATGTCACGGGCCTCAGTGCCTCAAGGCAAGACATTTACCTGGTGGCGGAACTGGTTAAGAACTACCTACTTCTAAATGGAACTTGTCCAATATTTCATTGGGCATGGCAATACAGAATCAGTATTTGGGCAGAAGAGTGGTGTTTATAATATAAACAGAAGtgggaaaaagaaaaaacTACTCAGTCTGCATCTCCTCTGCATTgttctctgcctctgcctctgcctctgtctctgtctctgtctctgtctctgcctctgtctctgcctcctGCTCCTACTCCTGCTgttgctcttgctcttgtgcctcttcttcaggctGAGCCCTCTtctgatccttcttcttgtccctcttctccttcttctccatcctctcttcgtcctccttgGTGATCCTTGTCACCAATTGGACGATTCATACTTCATGCGAGCCCAGACTTGGCCGCCAGTCATGGGATATCGCTATGTATCACTAATCTCAATCGTCTTGATCTGAAAGGTTGCATGTTGGTGGAAGCTTGTGCTTCAACCAAAAAACCAGTCTTTGGTCAGATTACGCTTCCAAAGCGGCGTGTCCTGTCTCTTCCCGTATTAAACGCACTTCAAAAGTCAGAGCCAGAGtagacaaacaaacaagaaacGACAAACATAAACAAGACGCGAGTCATTGCCTGTGTCTCGGTTTCATTGAAGGGCGAATTATATAACATCCGATCACCTCACCACTGGTAGCtcaaaccaacaaacaaaccatTATCAACATTACCAACGAAACATTCATCACATTCATCAGACACAGTCTCGCATTTCGAATTCTACTGGTCATTAAATTCGTGTTAACTCATTATCATCGATTGTTCTCAAACTCCATTCAGAGCATTTTCCTGAAACATCCACCTCAAAAAGTTTTGAGAGGTACGACCATATATATTAGAAAGTCCGAACTTCCAATAGAGAGAAAGAATTTCCACATCTTCCTAGACCTTCTCTGTGTTGATTGATTCATTGTTAGAAGAGACTCGGTCATGAAAACGAAAGGTTCACCATTGCTTCGTACCAAATCACATTAAGTACTCCGGCGTGCACAAACCCACCATTGTAAAGATCTGCGACGAGCAATTGAGTAATTAGTCTCACTTCCCTTTCCATTGGTTTATTGGTTATCAACTGATACTTCTCGGCACTAGTATCCGTGAAATCAAGGATCGAAAAACAGCAGATGGCAACAGTTAACTTAAgtcaacagaagaagctagcttcttcttcttcatcacaattGATGGCTCGCTCTCAAGAATTCGATATCACTGGAGTAGGCACCACAGAAGTTAAGTATCACACACAGTAGGTATGGCACACATAAGCCATGCTAAATCGAGCTACTGCAATACTTATACCGCTGAGCCACCAGATGCACATGTTCCTGGGAAGCACCTTCCAGAATTATGGAGGGTTTGGGAATGGGCCGGTAACAAACCGGGGTAGTCACGTGGCGTATCTCCACGCGCttaaaataagcttaatttGAACGACTTGTGACCATCCGACGTGTTTCGCATCAATCATATTGATATGAGGCAAACAAATATTTTACTGATTGTTGTCATTACTGTCCTTCTGGACAAGCTATCATGCTATCTATGTAATCAATAGTTTCCCAAACCTGCACGCCGTAGACCATGTCATCAGAAAGGAACAAACTCTAAAACTCGCTTTAAGCCATGGAAAATTGGAGGAGGACCTTGGTAACGCGGTAAGGATCGGCGTTGGAAGCAGGGCGGCGATCCTCGAAGTAACCGTAACCCTTGGCCGCAGTTTCGCGTGGTACACGGATGCTTGTGCCACGGTTGGCGACACCCcaggagaagctgtcgatCGATCCCGTCTCATGACGGCCGGTTAGGCGTAATTCGTTGTCCTCTCCGTACTCTGCGATACACTCGACGTGGTGAggctcaagcttcttcagtgCCTCCTCGATAACCTTCATACCTCCCTCCTCGCGCATGGCTTTGGTGGAAAAGTTTGAGTGCAGACCCTGTAGAGATATTAGCATTGtgaagagacagaaaaggCCGGGGTTACTTAAAGCTCCGTTCCAGTCTCCTTGGATAGGTTTGGGGTGCAGAGAAACCTTTGCACCGAATTCCTCGGCGACTCGATGCAAAAAGAATCGTGAGACCCAAAGTTGGTCACCCACTGAACAGTTTGGTTAGCAGTAGCACGATATTTTGTGGTGCCCGGGTTTAACCGATATGCCCCACATTGGAATAAACGTACTTTCAATGCCAGTGCAGGGACCGACCTGATATTCCCATTGAGCAGGCATGACCTCAGCGTTAGTTccagagatcttgatgccgGCATCTGGAATCGTATTAGACATGGTCCATAAGGAATGACCAGATAACAGATACACTCTCGAAACTTTATAGTTTCATAGAGCACGGTTCAAGGATTTTACTCACACAAGCAGGCTTTATAATGGGCCTCGACGATATCGCGCTGGACGACCTTTCCAGTGCCCACACCACAGTAATACTCGCCTTGGCTGTGGGGTTGTTAGGCAATGCCAAAAAGAATTCAGGCGTCAACTTACGGAGCAGGGAAGCCGCCGGCGGGCCAGCCATAAGGTCGGTTGTCAGAGCCGAGAAGGGTGTACTCCTGTTCCAGGCCAAACCAAGGCTCATCGTCGGCGTAGGTATCCATAACCTTCACGCAATCATGACGGAAGTTGTATTTGTTGGGAGTTCCATCGGCATTCCAGCACTCGGCAAGAACAATAATGTTGGGAGAGCCACGGAAGGGATCGGGGTAGACTGCGCAGGGACGGAGGTAGACATCGGAGTTGTCACCAGGAGCCTGGTTGGTGGAAGAACCATCAAAGTTCCAGACAGGAAGATCCTCAGGCTTGTATTCCTTCTCGGGAAGTGTCTGCAATTTTGTAAGTTGGTGTTCAAGTTTTACGTCGCTCCTGTTCCCTTGCTCCTTCTTGCTGGTATCGAAAACGTGTGCCCAAGAGATCGGGCCATGCATCCCCGCATCGTGGAAAAACAAGCTTAATCGCAAGTATAAGGCTCATTCCACAAGGCAGGCGCGACATCGCTTCCCAAGCTTAAAACAACGCCTTGATTGAGGCCGAGAGGCCGGCCTCGCCGTTTCGGATCGGAAGAGCAATTGTGGGTCCGGGAAATAGAATCGGTAGATTGGACTTACGCGAGACTTGGAACGAGTGCCACCATCGGCGTCAACCCAGACGTACTCAGCCATGATCATACCCTTctgatcaagcttgagatacTTCTGGAGAGTTTCCGTCCTTGAGGTAATGGGAGTAGCCTGTAGGACATCGTATTAGTGGTTTGCGCCGATAAGGAGCGTTCGATGGCGAGCACGTACCATTGTGAGTGCGGTTCTAATGGAGTCAAGGGACTTCGAGAGATAAAGAGAATATAAAAAGGAGATACGAGCGTATCAAACAATCAAACAGATATTTGTAGGATGACCAAAAAATAATTCTTGAGAGGTCGGGGCGTCGCGGGTTTTATGTTTACGGATTCTAAAGAAAGGTTGATGCTCTCGCCCGCCAAAAGATAAGGATTCCCTGTGGCCGGATGCATGGGCGTGGCTGTTACCGGCTTTCAGAGTGGGGTTAAATGTATTCCGTCACAATCCTCGATTGGCGTTCGGCAGGGCCTCTTTATGGAGGGGGTGTAAACTTAAAGTTTAACAAGACACCACACACAGGGAAGATACTTGTTCTGAACAGAGatcatctttttcttcgtGATGAgtatacatacatatgcTGCTATAAACGAGACCCCGTCGTCCATGCCTACCACAACTGACTCCCGTATAATAATCCTTATGAGGAAATCTCGCCACGCAAGTCGAGAAcagctcaagaaggagccAGTAGCTTCATTCAAGTGGAACGCATTTTCCATAATTGCACCACCGTCTCCAGCACGCAAGTGCTTCTCCGGTAGCCGGCTGAATGAGAACAGTGCCTCTTTCAGTGGGTAGTATCGCTGTCGTAACGAAACTTTCAGGGCACTGCCGTCTCATAGTGGTGCTGAAAACAGTATGACATAACGGGGCGGCTTCGGCGGAGACGGTGTATGTGCAAGGTACTCATACTTTTTTGACGCAGCCGCTCGGCGGGTATCCCAGCGGCATAAGGCGGTGCTTTTCATCAGCCTCCGTATCTAATCATCACCGGGCCGGCGAGTTTTGGTCGCTGATTGAGATGTTGATTCGGCTCAGTGCCGGCTCAACCTGTTCGTTGACAATTACTTATCTGAAAATAGGCGGATATAAACCGCTTTACTCCGCTTACGGAGCTTCGACTCCATTGAGGAAATACGACCCAGTATACCACAAATTGTCCCAAACTCTTATCGCAAAAATGGCCCATTAACACGTTAAAGTAGAGTTAATTGCGCGTGTGGTTGTGCGTAT
Proteins encoded in this region:
- a CDS encoding glutamine synthetase, which codes for MAEYVWVDADGGTRSKSRTLPEKEYKPEDLPVWNFDGSSTNQAPGDNSDVYLRPCAVYPDPFRGSPNIIVLAECWNADGTPNKYNFRHDCVKVMDTYADDEPWFGLEQEYTLLGSDNRPYGWPAGGFPAPQGEYYCGVGTGKVVQRDIVEAHYKACLYAGIKISGTNAEVMPAQWEYQVGPCTGIEMGDQLWVSRFFLHRVAEEFGAKVSLHPKPIQGDWNGALSNPGLFCLFTMLISLQGLHSNFSTKAMREEGGMKVIEEALKKLEPHHVECIAEYGEDNELRLTGRHETGSIDSFSWGVANRGTSIRVPRETAAKGYGYFEDRRPASNADPYRVTKVLLQFSMA